The Christiangramia forsetii KT0803 DNA segment TCTACAGTCTCCAGTGGGGCGATATAAATGGGATGATCAAAATAAATTCGTATAGGTTTTCCTTCCGTATTAAAATATTCAGCTTTATCAATATAAATGGTATCATTTATATCAACATTTCTCATGCTTACCGTTGAAGTAAGATTATGCGTTCTATGTTCTGTCTGGCTATATATTTCTGAATAAACTGAAAGGTATGAAGTGCCTTTTTTTAAAGAATCTGTAACAGAATTTTCTACACCTCTGGCTTCCCAATCTACAGGATTGTATGAGCTGATCGTTTTCTCATCCTCACAAGATGTGATGAGTCCGGCAAAAAATATGATTAAAATTCCCTTTTTTATCATGATATGATTAATGCGCTTCCAGCCAGTTTTTGCCAACCCCAAGATCTACATCTAAAGGAACTTCCAGTTTATAAGCGTTCTCCATTTCAGATTTTATCAT contains these protein-coding regions:
- a CDS encoding DUF3124 domain-containing protein, translating into MIKKGILIIFFAGLITSCEDEKTISSYNPVDWEARGVENSVTDSLKKGTSYLSVYSEIYSQTEHRTHNLTSTVSMRNVDINDTIYIDKAEYFNTEGKPIRIYFDHPIYIAPLETVEIVVDETDIAGGTGANFIFEWSTNEYSPEPLFEGVMISTSGQQGLSFTSKGVRIK